A genomic window from Helicobacter suis HS1 includes:
- the rlmB gene encoding 23S rRNA (guanosine(2251)-2'-O)-methyltransferase RlmB encodes MIVFGKQVVLHMLTHYPNRVSVLYLAKEVDKKTFSLFRAHQREYQSQIINLDFKKAQAMAKGANHQGFLAEVLPPQKSTLKDIKTLDKILVLCGLSDVGNVGALFRSVAALGFEGVILDLHMPYEGLVRSSLGALYDVPFCVCQNILDVICELKEAGVFCYGAHIRGQDVKNAVFTHPLALFLGSEGMGLHSRILNKMDQLLHIKMQGKMDSLNVSVAGAILMDRVRG; translated from the coding sequence ATGATTGTCTTTGGTAAGCAAGTCGTGTTGCACATGCTCACGCATTATCCGAATAGGGTTTCTGTGTTGTATTTGGCTAAAGAGGTGGATAAAAAAACCTTTAGCTTATTTAGGGCACATCAAAGGGAGTATCAAAGCCAAATTATTAATTTAGACTTTAAAAAAGCCCAAGCAATGGCTAAAGGGGCTAATCATCAGGGTTTTTTAGCAGAGGTTTTACCTCCACAAAAAAGCACATTAAAAGATATTAAAACTCTTGATAAAATTTTGGTGCTTTGCGGGTTAAGCGATGTGGGCAATGTGGGGGCTTTATTTAGAAGTGTAGCCGCTTTAGGTTTTGAGGGGGTGATTTTAGATTTGCACATGCCCTATGAGGGGTTGGTGCGCTCTAGTTTGGGGGCGTTATATGATGTACCCTTTTGTGTGTGCCAAAATATTTTAGATGTTATTTGTGAACTCAAAGAGGCGGGGGTATTTTGCTATGGAGCGCACATTAGGGGACAAGATGTGAAAAATGCGGTGTTTACACACCCATTAGCTTTATTTTTAGGAAGCGAGGGAATGGGTTTACATTCTAGGATTTTAAACAAAATGGATCAACTTTTACATATCAAAATGCAGGGTAAAATGGATTCTTTAAATGTGAGTGTAGCGGGGGCAATTTTAATGGATAGGGTGAGAGGATGA